In Acanthopagrus latus isolate v.2019 chromosome 17, fAcaLat1.1, whole genome shotgun sequence, the following are encoded in one genomic region:
- the brd2b gene encoding bromodomain-containing protein 2b isoform X3 produces the protein MEAAVNPPHDSSLVGLSSGGMDQHSSSGKRIRKPSLLYEDFESPSLPHMMPQGPPAPPQPPVKDPNRPGRMTNQLQFLQRTLMKSLWRHSFAWPFYEPVDAYRLNLPDYHKIIKQPMDMGTIKKRLENNFYRSASECIQDFNTMFTNCYIYNKPTDDIVLMAQSLEKIFLQKVAQMPQDEVELPPPAPRSKNSRGRGRKSSSRAQQVPAVSQSAYSPSSSDTGESMLANSPQTVLTKSLPPANIMGLPPTQPTTKKKGVKRKADTTTPSTMGLSVGMSGPTHMVGLGKGGHGGHGGHGSHGNHGNHGNHGGHGGHGGHGGHGGHGGHGGHGGHGGQVHDTSLHSISSMGGMSLETPPGMGLVRSPGGPVLLQPMMANTGRRVGSGRPIKPPKKDLPDSVQPQPSRKGKLSPQLRYCSGLLKEMLSKKHAAYAWPFYTPVDAAALGLHDYHDIIKCPMDLSTIKRKMDCREYRDAQQFASDVRLMFSNCYKYNPPDHDVVGMARKLQDVFEFRFAKMPDEPHMDHTAMSMSGHPTSSSSSSSSSSSSSSSTSESEPSSESEESESSPNSDSEEERAHRLAELQDQLRAMHEQLAALSQGPIVKPKKKKEKKDKKEKKKKKKVEKRSRVVRSRAGSEEWKMPGKILKTKSARAGTPQPKKSQGKKSNKNSKAAKKPFYPPVAPTMLPHYDSEEEEEIVPMSYDEKRQLSLDINKLPGEKLGRVVHIIQSREPSLRDTNPEEIEIDFETLKPSTLKELERYVMTCLRKKPRKPYADQAGKKGSVGKSKEELTLEKRRELERRLQDVSGQLNSVKKPTKPKVEKPSAVETNTQPTRLSGSSSSSDSSSSSSSSSSSDTSDSDSG, from the exons ATGGAAGCGGCCGTCAACCCGCCTCACGACAG CTCTCTGGTCGGGTTGTCCAGTGGCGGGATGGACCAACACAGCAGCTCGGGCAAACGCATTCGCAAGCCCTCCTTGCTGTACGAGGACTTTGAGAGCCCATCTCTGCCGCACATGATGCCCCAGGGGCCTCCTGCCCCGCCACAGCCCCCAGTGAAGGATCCTAACCGACCAGGCCGCATGACCAACCAGCTACAGTTTCTCCAGAGGACCCTGATGAAGTCTCTGTGGAGGCATAGCTTTGCCTGGCCTTTCTACGAGCCTGTGGATGCCTATAGGCTTAACCTACCG GATTACCACAAAATTATCAAACAACCCATGGACATGGGGACCATCAAAAAACGTCTTGAGAACAATTTCTACCGCAGTGCAAGTGAGTGCATACAGGACTTCAACACGATGTTCACCAACTGCTACATCTACAACAAG CCGACAGACGACATTGTGCTGATGGCTCAGTCTTTAGAGAAGATCTTCCTCCAAAAGGTGGCCCAGATGCCCCAGGATGAAGTTGAgctgcctcctccagctcctcgaagtaaaaacagcagaggaagaggtcGAAAATCTT CATCGAGGGCTCAGCAGGTACCAGCGGTGTCTCAGTCAGCTTACTCCCCATCTTCCTCGGATACCGGGGAGTCCATGCTGGCCAACTCCCCCCAGACTGTGCTAACCAAAAGCCTGCCTCCGGCCAATATCATGGGCCTGCCACCTACACAGCCCACAACCAAG AAAAAAGGTGTTAAACGTAAGGCAGACACCACCACCCCCTCTACCATGGGCCTATCTGTGGGAATGTCAGGACCAACGCACATGGTTGGCTTGGGGAAAGGAGGCCATGGAGGCCATGGAGGCCATGGAAGTCATGGAAACCATGGAAACCATGGAAACCATGGGGGTCATGGAGGCCATGGGGGTCATGGAGGCCACGGGGGTCATGGAGGCCACGGGGGTCATGGAGGCCACGGGGGCCAAGTCCATGACACCTCCCTgcactccatctcctccatgGGCGGCATGAGCTTGGAGACTCCACCTGGGATGGGCCTGGTCAGGAGCCCCGGAGGTCCTGTCCTGCTCCAGCCGATGATGGCGAACACTGGGCGCAGAGTGGGCAGCGGACGTCCCATTAAACCCCCCAAGAAGGACTTGCCTGATTCAGTTCAGCCACAGCCCTCGAGGAAGGGCAAACTGAGCCCTCAGCTGAGGTACTGCAGCGGGCTGCTGAAGGAAATGTTGTCAAAGAAACATGCTGCGTACGCCTGGCCTTTCTACACACCTGTGGACGCAGCTGCACTGGGACTCCACGActatcatgacatcatcaagtgTCCCATGGACCTGAGCACCATCAAG AGGAAGATGGACTGTCGTGAATACAGGGACGCTCAACAGTTTGCTAGTGACGTCAGGCTTATGTTCTCCAACTGCTACAAGTACAACCCACCCGACCACGATGTTGTGGGCATGGCACGGAAGCTGCAG GATGTGTTTGAGTTTCGTTTTGCCAAGATGCCGGATGAACCACACATGGATCACACAGCCATGTCAATGAGTGGCCATCcaacatcctcatcctcctcgtcctcatcctcctcgtcctcatcctcctccacctccgaGAGTGAGCCcagcagtgagagtgaagagAGCGAAAGCAGCCCTAACTCGGACAGCGAGGAGGAGCGAGCACACCGCTTGGCTGAGTTGCAGGACCAG CTCCGAGCAATGCATGAGCAGCTGGCTGCCCTCTCCCAAGGCCCCATTGTCAagccgaagaagaagaaagagaaaaaggacaaaaaggaaaagaagaaaaagaagaaggtggagaagCGAAGTCGGGTTGTTAGAAGCAGAGCTGGCTCTGAGGAATGGAAAATGCCTGGCAAGATACTGAAAACCAAGTCTGCCAGAGCAGGCACCCCCCAGCCTAAAAAAAGCCAGGGGAAGAAGAGTAACAAGAACAGCAA GGCTGCAAAGAAGCCGTTCTACCCACCGGTGGCCCCCACCATGCTGCCACACTACGactctgaggaagaggaggagatcgTGCCAATGTCGTACGATGAGAAGCGCCAGCTGAGCCTTGACATCAACAAGCTACCAGGAGAGAAGCTGGGTCGTGTGGTGCACATCATTCAGTCCAGGGAGCCCTCACTGAGGGACACTAACCCTGAGGAGATCGAGATTGACTTTGAGACTCTCAAGCCTTCGACACTGAAAGAGCTGGAGCGCTACGTCATGACCTGCCTGAGGAAGAAGCCCCGGAAGCCTTACGCTGATCAAG CAGGAAAGAAAGGCAGCGTTGGCAAGTCTAAAGAGGAGCTGACTCTGGAAAagaggagggagctggagaggaggctgcaggatGTCAGCGGGCAACTCAACTCTGTCAAGAAACCTACAAAACCCAAAG TGGAGAAGCCCAGCGCTGTAGAGACTAACACCCAGCCGACACGCCTCAgtggcagcagctccagctctgactcatcatcctcctcctcttcttcctcgtcctcAGACACCAGTGATTCAGACTCTGGTTGA
- the brd2b gene encoding bromodomain-containing protein 2b isoform X4, whose protein sequence is MEAAVNPPHDSSLVGLSSGGMDQHSSSGKRIRKPSLLYEDFESPSLPHMMPQGPPAPPQPPVKDPNRPGRMTNQLQFLQRTLMKSLWRHSFAWPFYEPVDAYRLNLPDYHKIIKQPMDMGTIKKRLENNFYRSASECIQDFNTMFTNCYIYNKPTDDIVLMAQSLEKIFLQKVAQMPQDEVELPPPAPRSKNSRGRGRKSSSRAQQVPAVSQSAYSPSSSDTGESMLANSPQTVLTKSLPPANIMGLPPTQPTTKKKGVKRKADTTTPSTMGLSVGMSGPTHMVGLGKGGHGGHGGHGSHGNHGNHGNHGGHGGHGGHGGHGGHGGHGGHGGHGGQVHDTSLHSISSMGGMSLETPPGMGLVRSPGGPVLLQPMMANTGRRVGSGRPIKPPKKDLPDSVQPQPSRKGKLSPQLRYCSGLLKEMLSKKHAAYAWPFYTPVDAAALGLHDYHDIIKCPMDLSTIKRKMDCREYRDAQQFASDVRLMFSNCYKYNPPDHDVVGMARKLQDVFEFRFAKMPDEPHMDHTAMSMSGHPTSSSSSSSSSSSSSSSTSESEPSSESEESESSPNSDSEEERAHRLAELQDQLRAMHEQLAALSQGPIVKPKKKKEKKDKKEKKKKKKVEKRSRVVRSRAGSEEWKMPGKILKTKSARAGTPQPKKSQGKKSNKNSKAAKKPFYPPVAPTMLPHYDSEEEEEIVPMSYDEKRQLSLDINKLPGEKLGRVVHIIQSREPSLRDTNPEEIEIDFETLKPSTLKELERYVMTCLRKKPRKPYADQGKKGSVGKSKEELTLEKRRELERRLQDVSGQLNSVKKPTKPKVEKPSAVETNTQPTRLSGSSSSSDSSSSSSSSSSSDTSDSDSG, encoded by the exons ATGGAAGCGGCCGTCAACCCGCCTCACGACAG CTCTCTGGTCGGGTTGTCCAGTGGCGGGATGGACCAACACAGCAGCTCGGGCAAACGCATTCGCAAGCCCTCCTTGCTGTACGAGGACTTTGAGAGCCCATCTCTGCCGCACATGATGCCCCAGGGGCCTCCTGCCCCGCCACAGCCCCCAGTGAAGGATCCTAACCGACCAGGCCGCATGACCAACCAGCTACAGTTTCTCCAGAGGACCCTGATGAAGTCTCTGTGGAGGCATAGCTTTGCCTGGCCTTTCTACGAGCCTGTGGATGCCTATAGGCTTAACCTACCG GATTACCACAAAATTATCAAACAACCCATGGACATGGGGACCATCAAAAAACGTCTTGAGAACAATTTCTACCGCAGTGCAAGTGAGTGCATACAGGACTTCAACACGATGTTCACCAACTGCTACATCTACAACAAG CCGACAGACGACATTGTGCTGATGGCTCAGTCTTTAGAGAAGATCTTCCTCCAAAAGGTGGCCCAGATGCCCCAGGATGAAGTTGAgctgcctcctccagctcctcgaagtaaaaacagcagaggaagaggtcGAAAATCTT CATCGAGGGCTCAGCAGGTACCAGCGGTGTCTCAGTCAGCTTACTCCCCATCTTCCTCGGATACCGGGGAGTCCATGCTGGCCAACTCCCCCCAGACTGTGCTAACCAAAAGCCTGCCTCCGGCCAATATCATGGGCCTGCCACCTACACAGCCCACAACCAAG AAAAAAGGTGTTAAACGTAAGGCAGACACCACCACCCCCTCTACCATGGGCCTATCTGTGGGAATGTCAGGACCAACGCACATGGTTGGCTTGGGGAAAGGAGGCCATGGAGGCCATGGAGGCCATGGAAGTCATGGAAACCATGGAAACCATGGAAACCATGGGGGTCATGGAGGCCATGGGGGTCATGGAGGCCACGGGGGTCATGGAGGCCACGGGGGTCATGGAGGCCACGGGGGCCAAGTCCATGACACCTCCCTgcactccatctcctccatgGGCGGCATGAGCTTGGAGACTCCACCTGGGATGGGCCTGGTCAGGAGCCCCGGAGGTCCTGTCCTGCTCCAGCCGATGATGGCGAACACTGGGCGCAGAGTGGGCAGCGGACGTCCCATTAAACCCCCCAAGAAGGACTTGCCTGATTCAGTTCAGCCACAGCCCTCGAGGAAGGGCAAACTGAGCCCTCAGCTGAGGTACTGCAGCGGGCTGCTGAAGGAAATGTTGTCAAAGAAACATGCTGCGTACGCCTGGCCTTTCTACACACCTGTGGACGCAGCTGCACTGGGACTCCACGActatcatgacatcatcaagtgTCCCATGGACCTGAGCACCATCAAG AGGAAGATGGACTGTCGTGAATACAGGGACGCTCAACAGTTTGCTAGTGACGTCAGGCTTATGTTCTCCAACTGCTACAAGTACAACCCACCCGACCACGATGTTGTGGGCATGGCACGGAAGCTGCAG GATGTGTTTGAGTTTCGTTTTGCCAAGATGCCGGATGAACCACACATGGATCACACAGCCATGTCAATGAGTGGCCATCcaacatcctcatcctcctcgtcctcatcctcctcgtcctcatcctcctccacctccgaGAGTGAGCCcagcagtgagagtgaagagAGCGAAAGCAGCCCTAACTCGGACAGCGAGGAGGAGCGAGCACACCGCTTGGCTGAGTTGCAGGACCAG CTCCGAGCAATGCATGAGCAGCTGGCTGCCCTCTCCCAAGGCCCCATTGTCAagccgaagaagaagaaagagaaaaaggacaaaaaggaaaagaagaaaaagaagaaggtggagaagCGAAGTCGGGTTGTTAGAAGCAGAGCTGGCTCTGAGGAATGGAAAATGCCTGGCAAGATACTGAAAACCAAGTCTGCCAGAGCAGGCACCCCCCAGCCTAAAAAAAGCCAGGGGAAGAAGAGTAACAAGAACAGCAA GGCTGCAAAGAAGCCGTTCTACCCACCGGTGGCCCCCACCATGCTGCCACACTACGactctgaggaagaggaggagatcgTGCCAATGTCGTACGATGAGAAGCGCCAGCTGAGCCTTGACATCAACAAGCTACCAGGAGAGAAGCTGGGTCGTGTGGTGCACATCATTCAGTCCAGGGAGCCCTCACTGAGGGACACTAACCCTGAGGAGATCGAGATTGACTTTGAGACTCTCAAGCCTTCGACACTGAAAGAGCTGGAGCGCTACGTCATGACCTGCCTGAGGAAGAAGCCCCGGAAGCCTTACGCTGATCAAG GAAAGAAAGGCAGCGTTGGCAAGTCTAAAGAGGAGCTGACTCTGGAAAagaggagggagctggagaggaggctgcaggatGTCAGCGGGCAACTCAACTCTGTCAAGAAACCTACAAAACCCAAAG TGGAGAAGCCCAGCGCTGTAGAGACTAACACCCAGCCGACACGCCTCAgtggcagcagctccagctctgactcatcatcctcctcctcttcttcctcgtcctcAGACACCAGTGATTCAGACTCTGGTTGA
- the brd2b gene encoding bromodomain-containing protein 2b isoform X1: MEAAVNPPHDSSLVGLSSGGMDQHSSSGKRIRKPSLLYEDFESPSLPHMMPQGPPAPPQPPVKDPNRPGRMTNQLQFLQRTLMKSLWRHSFAWPFYEPVDAYRLNLPDYHKIIKQPMDMGTIKKRLENNFYRSASECIQDFNTMFTNCYIYNKPTDDIVLMAQSLEKIFLQKVAQMPQDEVELPPPAPRSKNSRGRGRKSSSRAQQVPAVSQSAYSPSSSDTGESMLANSPQTVLTKSLPPANIMGLPPTQPTTKKKGVKRKADTTTPSTMGLSVGMSGPTHMVGLGKGGHGGHGGHGSHGNHGNHGNHGGHGGHGGHGGHGGHGGHGGHGGHGGQVHDTSLHSISSMGGMSLETPPGMGLVRSPGGPVLLQPMMANTGRRVGSGRPIKPPKKDLPDSVQPQPSRKGKLSPQLRYCSGLLKEMLSKKHAAYAWPFYTPVDAAALGLHDYHDIIKCPMDLSTIKRKMDCREYRDAQQFASDVRLMFSNCYKYNPPDHDVVGMARKLQDVFEFRFAKMPDEPHMDHTAMSMSGHPTSSSSSSSSSSSSSSSTSESEPSSESEESESSPNSDSEEERAHRLAELQDQVCTQLRAMHEQLAALSQGPIVKPKKKKEKKDKKEKKKKKKVEKRSRVVRSRAGSEEWKMPGKILKTKSARAGTPQPKKSQGKKSNKNSKAAKKPFYPPVAPTMLPHYDSEEEEEIVPMSYDEKRQLSLDINKLPGEKLGRVVHIIQSREPSLRDTNPEEIEIDFETLKPSTLKELERYVMTCLRKKPRKPYADQAGKKGSVGKSKEELTLEKRRELERRLQDVSGQLNSVKKPTKPKVEKPSAVETNTQPTRLSGSSSSSDSSSSSSSSSSSDTSDSDSG, translated from the exons ATGGAAGCGGCCGTCAACCCGCCTCACGACAG CTCTCTGGTCGGGTTGTCCAGTGGCGGGATGGACCAACACAGCAGCTCGGGCAAACGCATTCGCAAGCCCTCCTTGCTGTACGAGGACTTTGAGAGCCCATCTCTGCCGCACATGATGCCCCAGGGGCCTCCTGCCCCGCCACAGCCCCCAGTGAAGGATCCTAACCGACCAGGCCGCATGACCAACCAGCTACAGTTTCTCCAGAGGACCCTGATGAAGTCTCTGTGGAGGCATAGCTTTGCCTGGCCTTTCTACGAGCCTGTGGATGCCTATAGGCTTAACCTACCG GATTACCACAAAATTATCAAACAACCCATGGACATGGGGACCATCAAAAAACGTCTTGAGAACAATTTCTACCGCAGTGCAAGTGAGTGCATACAGGACTTCAACACGATGTTCACCAACTGCTACATCTACAACAAG CCGACAGACGACATTGTGCTGATGGCTCAGTCTTTAGAGAAGATCTTCCTCCAAAAGGTGGCCCAGATGCCCCAGGATGAAGTTGAgctgcctcctccagctcctcgaagtaaaaacagcagaggaagaggtcGAAAATCTT CATCGAGGGCTCAGCAGGTACCAGCGGTGTCTCAGTCAGCTTACTCCCCATCTTCCTCGGATACCGGGGAGTCCATGCTGGCCAACTCCCCCCAGACTGTGCTAACCAAAAGCCTGCCTCCGGCCAATATCATGGGCCTGCCACCTACACAGCCCACAACCAAG AAAAAAGGTGTTAAACGTAAGGCAGACACCACCACCCCCTCTACCATGGGCCTATCTGTGGGAATGTCAGGACCAACGCACATGGTTGGCTTGGGGAAAGGAGGCCATGGAGGCCATGGAGGCCATGGAAGTCATGGAAACCATGGAAACCATGGAAACCATGGGGGTCATGGAGGCCATGGGGGTCATGGAGGCCACGGGGGTCATGGAGGCCACGGGGGTCATGGAGGCCACGGGGGCCAAGTCCATGACACCTCCCTgcactccatctcctccatgGGCGGCATGAGCTTGGAGACTCCACCTGGGATGGGCCTGGTCAGGAGCCCCGGAGGTCCTGTCCTGCTCCAGCCGATGATGGCGAACACTGGGCGCAGAGTGGGCAGCGGACGTCCCATTAAACCCCCCAAGAAGGACTTGCCTGATTCAGTTCAGCCACAGCCCTCGAGGAAGGGCAAACTGAGCCCTCAGCTGAGGTACTGCAGCGGGCTGCTGAAGGAAATGTTGTCAAAGAAACATGCTGCGTACGCCTGGCCTTTCTACACACCTGTGGACGCAGCTGCACTGGGACTCCACGActatcatgacatcatcaagtgTCCCATGGACCTGAGCACCATCAAG AGGAAGATGGACTGTCGTGAATACAGGGACGCTCAACAGTTTGCTAGTGACGTCAGGCTTATGTTCTCCAACTGCTACAAGTACAACCCACCCGACCACGATGTTGTGGGCATGGCACGGAAGCTGCAG GATGTGTTTGAGTTTCGTTTTGCCAAGATGCCGGATGAACCACACATGGATCACACAGCCATGTCAATGAGTGGCCATCcaacatcctcatcctcctcgtcctcatcctcctcgtcctcatcctcctccacctccgaGAGTGAGCCcagcagtgagagtgaagagAGCGAAAGCAGCCCTAACTCGGACAGCGAGGAGGAGCGAGCACACCGCTTGGCTGAGTTGCAGGACCAGGTGTGCACACAA CTCCGAGCAATGCATGAGCAGCTGGCTGCCCTCTCCCAAGGCCCCATTGTCAagccgaagaagaagaaagagaaaaaggacaaaaaggaaaagaagaaaaagaagaaggtggagaagCGAAGTCGGGTTGTTAGAAGCAGAGCTGGCTCTGAGGAATGGAAAATGCCTGGCAAGATACTGAAAACCAAGTCTGCCAGAGCAGGCACCCCCCAGCCTAAAAAAAGCCAGGGGAAGAAGAGTAACAAGAACAGCAA GGCTGCAAAGAAGCCGTTCTACCCACCGGTGGCCCCCACCATGCTGCCACACTACGactctgaggaagaggaggagatcgTGCCAATGTCGTACGATGAGAAGCGCCAGCTGAGCCTTGACATCAACAAGCTACCAGGAGAGAAGCTGGGTCGTGTGGTGCACATCATTCAGTCCAGGGAGCCCTCACTGAGGGACACTAACCCTGAGGAGATCGAGATTGACTTTGAGACTCTCAAGCCTTCGACACTGAAAGAGCTGGAGCGCTACGTCATGACCTGCCTGAGGAAGAAGCCCCGGAAGCCTTACGCTGATCAAG CAGGAAAGAAAGGCAGCGTTGGCAAGTCTAAAGAGGAGCTGACTCTGGAAAagaggagggagctggagaggaggctgcaggatGTCAGCGGGCAACTCAACTCTGTCAAGAAACCTACAAAACCCAAAG TGGAGAAGCCCAGCGCTGTAGAGACTAACACCCAGCCGACACGCCTCAgtggcagcagctccagctctgactcatcatcctcctcctcttcttcctcgtcctcAGACACCAGTGATTCAGACTCTGGTTGA
- the brd2b gene encoding bromodomain-containing protein 2b isoform X2 → MEAAVNPPHDSSLVGLSSGGMDQHSSSGKRIRKPSLLYEDFESPSLPHMMPQGPPAPPQPPVKDPNRPGRMTNQLQFLQRTLMKSLWRHSFAWPFYEPVDAYRLNLPDYHKIIKQPMDMGTIKKRLENNFYRSASECIQDFNTMFTNCYIYNKPTDDIVLMAQSLEKIFLQKVAQMPQDEVELPPPAPRSKNSRGRGRKSSSRAQQVPAVSQSAYSPSSSDTGESMLANSPQTVLTKSLPPANIMGLPPTQPTTKKKGVKRKADTTTPSTMGLSVGMSGPTHMVGLGKGGHGGHGGHGSHGNHGNHGNHGGHGGHGGHGGHGGHGGHGGHGGHGGQVHDTSLHSISSMGGMSLETPPGMGLVRSPGGPVLLQPMMANTGRRVGSGRPIKPPKKDLPDSVQPQPSRKGKLSPQLRYCSGLLKEMLSKKHAAYAWPFYTPVDAAALGLHDYHDIIKCPMDLSTIKRKMDCREYRDAQQFASDVRLMFSNCYKYNPPDHDVVGMARKLQDVFEFRFAKMPDEPHMDHTAMSMSGHPTSSSSSSSSSSSSSSSTSESEPSSESEESESSPNSDSEEERAHRLAELQDQVCTQLRAMHEQLAALSQGPIVKPKKKKEKKDKKEKKKKKKVEKRSRVVRSRAGSEEWKMPGKILKTKSARAGTPQPKKSQGKKSNKNSKAAKKPFYPPVAPTMLPHYDSEEEEEIVPMSYDEKRQLSLDINKLPGEKLGRVVHIIQSREPSLRDTNPEEIEIDFETLKPSTLKELERYVMTCLRKKPRKPYADQGKKGSVGKSKEELTLEKRRELERRLQDVSGQLNSVKKPTKPKVEKPSAVETNTQPTRLSGSSSSSDSSSSSSSSSSSDTSDSDSG, encoded by the exons ATGGAAGCGGCCGTCAACCCGCCTCACGACAG CTCTCTGGTCGGGTTGTCCAGTGGCGGGATGGACCAACACAGCAGCTCGGGCAAACGCATTCGCAAGCCCTCCTTGCTGTACGAGGACTTTGAGAGCCCATCTCTGCCGCACATGATGCCCCAGGGGCCTCCTGCCCCGCCACAGCCCCCAGTGAAGGATCCTAACCGACCAGGCCGCATGACCAACCAGCTACAGTTTCTCCAGAGGACCCTGATGAAGTCTCTGTGGAGGCATAGCTTTGCCTGGCCTTTCTACGAGCCTGTGGATGCCTATAGGCTTAACCTACCG GATTACCACAAAATTATCAAACAACCCATGGACATGGGGACCATCAAAAAACGTCTTGAGAACAATTTCTACCGCAGTGCAAGTGAGTGCATACAGGACTTCAACACGATGTTCACCAACTGCTACATCTACAACAAG CCGACAGACGACATTGTGCTGATGGCTCAGTCTTTAGAGAAGATCTTCCTCCAAAAGGTGGCCCAGATGCCCCAGGATGAAGTTGAgctgcctcctccagctcctcgaagtaaaaacagcagaggaagaggtcGAAAATCTT CATCGAGGGCTCAGCAGGTACCAGCGGTGTCTCAGTCAGCTTACTCCCCATCTTCCTCGGATACCGGGGAGTCCATGCTGGCCAACTCCCCCCAGACTGTGCTAACCAAAAGCCTGCCTCCGGCCAATATCATGGGCCTGCCACCTACACAGCCCACAACCAAG AAAAAAGGTGTTAAACGTAAGGCAGACACCACCACCCCCTCTACCATGGGCCTATCTGTGGGAATGTCAGGACCAACGCACATGGTTGGCTTGGGGAAAGGAGGCCATGGAGGCCATGGAGGCCATGGAAGTCATGGAAACCATGGAAACCATGGAAACCATGGGGGTCATGGAGGCCATGGGGGTCATGGAGGCCACGGGGGTCATGGAGGCCACGGGGGTCATGGAGGCCACGGGGGCCAAGTCCATGACACCTCCCTgcactccatctcctccatgGGCGGCATGAGCTTGGAGACTCCACCTGGGATGGGCCTGGTCAGGAGCCCCGGAGGTCCTGTCCTGCTCCAGCCGATGATGGCGAACACTGGGCGCAGAGTGGGCAGCGGACGTCCCATTAAACCCCCCAAGAAGGACTTGCCTGATTCAGTTCAGCCACAGCCCTCGAGGAAGGGCAAACTGAGCCCTCAGCTGAGGTACTGCAGCGGGCTGCTGAAGGAAATGTTGTCAAAGAAACATGCTGCGTACGCCTGGCCTTTCTACACACCTGTGGACGCAGCTGCACTGGGACTCCACGActatcatgacatcatcaagtgTCCCATGGACCTGAGCACCATCAAG AGGAAGATGGACTGTCGTGAATACAGGGACGCTCAACAGTTTGCTAGTGACGTCAGGCTTATGTTCTCCAACTGCTACAAGTACAACCCACCCGACCACGATGTTGTGGGCATGGCACGGAAGCTGCAG GATGTGTTTGAGTTTCGTTTTGCCAAGATGCCGGATGAACCACACATGGATCACACAGCCATGTCAATGAGTGGCCATCcaacatcctcatcctcctcgtcctcatcctcctcgtcctcatcctcctccacctccgaGAGTGAGCCcagcagtgagagtgaagagAGCGAAAGCAGCCCTAACTCGGACAGCGAGGAGGAGCGAGCACACCGCTTGGCTGAGTTGCAGGACCAGGTGTGCACACAA CTCCGAGCAATGCATGAGCAGCTGGCTGCCCTCTCCCAAGGCCCCATTGTCAagccgaagaagaagaaagagaaaaaggacaaaaaggaaaagaagaaaaagaagaaggtggagaagCGAAGTCGGGTTGTTAGAAGCAGAGCTGGCTCTGAGGAATGGAAAATGCCTGGCAAGATACTGAAAACCAAGTCTGCCAGAGCAGGCACCCCCCAGCCTAAAAAAAGCCAGGGGAAGAAGAGTAACAAGAACAGCAA GGCTGCAAAGAAGCCGTTCTACCCACCGGTGGCCCCCACCATGCTGCCACACTACGactctgaggaagaggaggagatcgTGCCAATGTCGTACGATGAGAAGCGCCAGCTGAGCCTTGACATCAACAAGCTACCAGGAGAGAAGCTGGGTCGTGTGGTGCACATCATTCAGTCCAGGGAGCCCTCACTGAGGGACACTAACCCTGAGGAGATCGAGATTGACTTTGAGACTCTCAAGCCTTCGACACTGAAAGAGCTGGAGCGCTACGTCATGACCTGCCTGAGGAAGAAGCCCCGGAAGCCTTACGCTGATCAAG GAAAGAAAGGCAGCGTTGGCAAGTCTAAAGAGGAGCTGACTCTGGAAAagaggagggagctggagaggaggctgcaggatGTCAGCGGGCAACTCAACTCTGTCAAGAAACCTACAAAACCCAAAG TGGAGAAGCCCAGCGCTGTAGAGACTAACACCCAGCCGACACGCCTCAgtggcagcagctccagctctgactcatcatcctcctcctcttcttcctcgtcctcAGACACCAGTGATTCAGACTCTGGTTGA